The genomic segment accctatttccttttaaccgttgATAtgatgtattatattataagagagaaaagtaaacaaaagaaatacaagtcaaaatatttcaacTCACGTCTTGGCAATCATTTCAGCCTCCTTATCCAGACCTGGTGGTAGACCATGACCTTGAAGAAGACTCTGTTCCAGCAGCAGTTCTGGTGGGTACAGCATTGTAGGGTACAGGGAGAATGGAGAACCACTGGAAAGAAGAAATGAAATCATTAGTACATGACGACTTTAATGATGATGAAGAGACCAAATTGACAATTGAAAAGGACCTTTAAACTGTTTATGCTTAAGGCATAAACTTGCATGATAAATATAAGCAAGAGATAGATTGTTAGGAAAATATGAATAGTCTGCTTACCCCTGTGAGAATAAAGCAACTTGTGCCAGTCCTGGAAGACCAGCTAGTGATGCTGTGTACTGTTGCTGCATCTTCAGTTGTTCTTGGAGGCTTCCCTTCCTGCCACCTGCTAGATACTGTTGCAGAAGGAGGCTTTGCACTGCCTGCACCTGTAAATGAAGATGATGCGTTAATGGTAAGGTAATGTagaattttcaatacaataatttcaattatcGAAAACGTTCAAGATATTTTTGTCTAATAACCCTGGACCGGGGACTCTCAGTCCATTAGTTGAACTCATTATCTGATGAAACGTGTATGATGAAAGGCTACAGATAGTATAGacatattttctatttaccTGATCAGCAGGATTCGGAGGTCGCTGACTGTGGCTCGGAGAAGGTGCCTGACTGGTGGACGATGATGATGCAGTAGAAGGCAATATCGATATCTCAGGATATTCCCTCTCCAAAGTCTCCTGTGCGCAAAAACACAATCTTAGTTGAATGGTATAACTTgccaaaatacaataatttgtcacaaacaatacaatacattgaCGTCAATAGTCCTAAATTAGTGTTCACAGAATCTAATTATACATAACCACTATTTTGAGGACGGCGCCttttattaaaacctaaatAGACGTTGACAAAATGCCAACTAACACAATTGTGATAAAGGTTAAGCTAATGTTTCGAGGATAATGAATTTATACTTCAATAAATGAAGGTAGGGACCAGAAAGTAGCTCACCTTAGTAGCTGCCAGTCCAACTGGACCAGGTTCCATGGAATTGCTGTGCTTCTTCACCATATGACTGAACAGCAGCTTCAGATCCACATAAGCTTGACTGCAATGAGGACAATGGTAATGCAGGTTCATTCCCGTGGAGTTCTTATTCAAAGGACAAGTCTGATCATGGCACGAAGGTGGGATCGTTGGTCCTGTGATCTTCGGAGGCTCAAAGACTTTCTTATGATCGTAATCCATACGAGGCTTCATTTCCTTTGAAGGTGAGGCATCATAGATGCTTCTTGGTGACGGAGACGAAGTATTACTTCGGAGATGTGATGACGGGTAGAAGGTACCGGTCGCTTTTACTACTGAAATAAATATGGTTTCAAGATCAGTTTAATGTGGCTTGAGGTGAACATTGTCAAATTGATTTAAGACTGAGTGCATTAGAAAATGGCTAATGCtataaaaaatcatagaaaaataCTCACCGGACACGCTATCCTGTTCTCTTTCAAACTCACTCTTGATCGAGAAGTTTGCTGGAGTGAAAGACTCGTTGGGCTCCTTCATTGAGCTGACACTGTCTACTGAAGCCCTCTCTTTCAAAGAATAATCTTTGGCTTCCTCGAATTGCTTCTCTTGGTCTGTCTCACTCTTGATCACAGGAGTACCCCTGCCGTGTTTGTGAGTAGCCAACGCAGAGTACTGTGTCAAAATAGCTGGGCAATTATTACCCTGGGCGCAGTGGAAATGAGAGCGCAGTTGGTTCTTGAAGCAGCTCTTCCCACCACACTGGTCGAATGAAGCGAAATAGTCGAATCCTTCTAATAATGGACTGACACCATGAACTTCTCTCATGTGAGTCTCCATGATGATGTGGGTTTCGCCAGCAAAGCTGCAGTTGGAGCAGTGGAGATGGAGTCGCGCCATGCGGAGCTGGCAGGCGGGGTAGGAGGACGAGCAGGTGTCAGGGCTGGTGAACACTTCAAAGTGTTGGAACTTGATGCGCTGTGAAGAAAgaccaaaatattaataacaatcatattaaaattaattatgatagcaactgtttatttgtttaagaatACTTACAGGGAATTCTTCAATTGTTGGAATAACCGGTGACTGGATGACCGGCGGTAACTGATTACTCTTCGGTAACTTGAACGATGTAAATATGGCTGTCGGAGTGATATTGTCAGTGTATACTTCCACGACCCTGTTCTTCGGGGGCCTGCCCCTTTTTCTGCTGAACATTTCATCTAACGAACTCGATGGGTTGACTTGCTGAGGAACCACTCCAGGGTTGGGCCCAAGGTTCAACTGAGCTTGCAAGTTTGGTGTCAACTGCGAAGACAAGCTTGGTGCCATTTGGGCCAATTGTGCCAAGTTTGGCGGAAGATTGGGTAAATTCGGGACTTGACCGAGTTGAGCCGCCATATTTGGATGCAGCTGGGCTGACAGTTGAGGCGGGAAGTTTGGAGCGAATCTAGACGCTAAGTTCGGAGACATTGGGCTCAGAATCGCGTGCTGGCGATGGTGTTCCAAACGTCTGAATGGATGCTCTTCGGAGGATAGGATGACTGCTCCACAGTTCTCCCAGGTGCAGTGGTAATGGGTGATGTCTCTGATATGTTGGCAGGCAGAGTTGCCGCAAGGGTTGTTCCGGGTGTAGGTTACGAAGTAGGCTTCAGTGACTTGGTTCTGTTGCTCGTGTTCCATCACGTGTTTTACCATGGTAGTGTGGCAGCTGTGTGCCATTTTACAGCCATCAGCCAAGCAATGATAATGCTTGTTGAAAGCGCTGCATTTGTTGCATTTGTCTTCAGCCTCTTTGCCTCCATTGAATGTCTCGATATATTTCCTCGAAATCTCTTCGACTAATGCTGGATTCTGTAAAACAATGAAGTGATTTACATATTGTTTTCCTTGTTGATAAGCCTtgttactgggtttttttcgaaGCGTAGGTAAAATTTGGtgacaaaatagaaaaaccCAATTGAATCAAGAATGTTACCGAAATCGAACTCTCCACCTACAACTATGATCAACCATGTACGCATTTTTACCAATAACAACTAGCTACGCTTCGTAAAATGACTCTATTAACACTAACACATGTCGAGTGGCATAAAATCTTTCAATTACATTCTCTGCCTCGTCATCTCATTCAATAATCACTTCATATAAATGACTAAGTGTGGAATTGTTACTTACAAATGGATGCGGGTAGTCAGAATCCATCATTGGATTGGACATATCGTCATCGACGAGGACATTTCCTCCTGGGGAGTACATGCTTAAGTCAGCTCCTGGTTGCATCAGCGCGTTCTGAATCACCGAAGTAGGAAGcctgtgaataaaaataatgacacaCCCATTACTTACAATTCCGAAACCAGAAATAGCCTAAAATTTCGTATTTTTTGGTCGTTTGTGTCCCTTGAATCAACAAGGCACTGTGTAATAGTGCTATGTCATGTGTAACACAGGAAAATACAgtaaatttatataattatgtatgtgatgATATTCTTACTTCGTATATCAATTGAGGAGTATGACTCAGTTTTAGCAGCAATGTCATTCATCATGAGCTTGTGCTTGGAATAAATATGTGTGATTTCGTCGCTAACTATTTGAAGATGTACGTGATTAAGTGCATGTTACATTGactttaattcgtttattttattgcGATTACTAGAAACCCTTCTGTTAACATTCTCATCATCTGTATTTGCTCCTTAAAATGTCTTAACTATACTTAAAAGTATAACAATGTTCATCCTATATAACTccttttgttacaattttgaaaCAGTCTATTTGACTAAGATTataacgaatatttttttattaaatacttacccAAAACTCATTTCTTGTTCCTTCCTCTCATGCTTCCTCTTATGGGTGAAGATCTGACTGCTGGAATGCAGCACATAGTTGCAATGGGGCCTGATGCAGTGGATATGGTTGCACGTCTTACTGAACCGACAGTCGCGGTACGGACAGGCttcatttttcatatatttcttGAACCCATCTTTGGATAAGGCTTCGTCTTTGATGTGGTAGGTCTTGTGTTTCTCTGTAAATACATTGTTATTGGGTTTAGAATTGATATATATAATTATGGTAATGTCTAGTTATATTATTGTTGATGTAGTCAAGTTTCGAGCTATTGTCAGCATTCCAGTTATATTTTGTCGTTTCAAGATACGTGTTACTTTGTATAATATCCCGCTATTAATTTTGGAAAAGTCCAAATCAATATATGTACTACTATTTAAATGCCCTCTACTCACCCATATCAGCCTTATTCTTGAAGGTATAAGTGCATCCTGGTCTTCTGCAGTGGAAATGCGTGGTCCTTTGACCGGCGAAGACGCAATGAGGAGCAGCGCAGCTCTCAGTAGCCCTGAACCTTTGGAAACCTTCCTGAAGGATAGCAGAGTCTTTCCTGTGGTAATTGGCGTGCATTTGCACGTCTGAAGTTGATATGTATACCTGCAAATGaagaaaacaatagtttatGAGCTGCTGTTAGTAAAAATGTTGACGTGGAATTCGTCTCtgcaaattataagttttttaggGTTTAGAGGAAATAAAAGACTTGTCAGAGAGTCTTATGGTGTTGAAAACCTATTAATCTATGTGGATTGATCCAGATCTGATTATCTATGTTGATTGTTGTGTAAGAAATTAATACTttcgcattttttattttgaaacaagtatatatattatacagtgCGATTTTGAgaatttcattgaattttcaatACATTTCTTTTTGCTCTGTTTTCTTCCTTTTTAACGAAGGTTTTATCTatcttttttagtttatttttctatcgaGTTTTTATATTCATACCAGTTATTTGATGCCGTGTACTCATTTGTTCCGCAAGTGTTAATCTATATGCTTCTTTATAACAATTTCTGAGTATCTGTAATTGGCTGGTGATTCGCTAATTATATAAGTTTCtgagtaaatttaaaaaaaatgtgtggtCGATATCAAGGCGGAGTGACGCTTGAGTAGTCCTTTTAAATATGAATCTATGATGAGTTTAGacaagtaatataattaataaatgaactTGTTTCTCATAAAGTGTTGGTAGAAGGAGCGAAAGAAGTTGTTTGCGTGTTTAAAATCAAGGAAGTTTTTCACTAAATTGAAGATACAAATACCGATGcttaattttagaaattgtaagttttttttatatattttatattaaacaatttctttattcTACAAGATTTCATAAAGATGGATTATAAAAACCGGAGAATACAGAAAACAGAGTAAAACAAAGGATTGCTACGAAATTAGGTAAACGTTTACCAGACGcatcgatagatggcgttgaatGTTCAACGTTCTTTCTATTAAAGTACGACTTGAatctttctttaatattttgctatagtttttgttgtgattttaaataaatttagtttGGTATATGTCTGTTATTATGTAGTATCTATGGGGTCAATGACTGACAGAGTAGTATGCTTCCTGTCTTCAGTAAGATAGATTTTATCTGAAGGAAGGGCAGCATCCTGGCTTTGTGCTAATATCATCATTGGGATCACTGGTGCTTGttcatgttttgttttcttagtgTAAATCAGAGCAatctatacaataaaatatacgaaATACCTACCATTTCAGAATAAATTACcgcaaattttaataaaatacacgtCAAAATGAACATTTCCTTCATAATCACAATTAAACGGGGGAAATTTGAAAGATCCCAGATGTAAATGATGAAAATCAAGTTTTCACTGATGATAAAAACAATGTTGAACTTATATAACATGAGAACGACACGCCTTATActcccaaaggggtaggcagaggtagaGACAATgctaaactttataatattaaagctATTAatgctgttgatgataattCTTACCTTATCGCAGCCATCTTGGATGCAGTGGTAGTGGGTTTGGCTACGGTTGTGAGGACAGTCGCTGAATCTCTCAGAACAGTCGTCCAGGGGAGAGTATCTCATGAAGCCATGGGCGAGGGATTCGTCACGTTTCTTGTGCCActgtagaagaaaaaatatattaatgtacGATTCTCATTTCAGGATACCATAAAAACTAAATGTTCTAATAAAAACCATTAAAGACAATTACAGTATTTAAATTTGATTATTGATTTATAGAGACTACCGGAAAAAATctgttattgttttctttaggACAGGCCAGTCGCCTATCAGCGTCATAGCCATCGATTTCAATTTCTGTCActagtattatttacatataatctTCAAATAATTACCTTGAAGTGTCTGATCATCTCCTCTTTCTTGCAGAACACCCTGGCAGTGCAGTCCATGCAGTGGAAATGCTCCCGGTAACCCAGGTCCTTGCAGTATGAGGAACCGCATTCTAGAGTTGAGCTGTACCTGTAGAACAAACCATTTCAATTAAAACCTTTTGCCTTAGACTCTTATCTTTATCAAACAAAACATCTTCACTTTTTACTCTTTATCCATTGACCTCTTCATCATTAGAATTCTTGTTACCAACCAACAGAGTATCGAAATCATACAAAACAACTTCAACAGtacaaaacttattaaaatcATTACACAAATTAATATCCATATGTATAGCTATTGGAGTAAAAAATCCATTCGTAGGTAACGTCATCATGACTTCtgataacaatttaataacttCAAATTGATCACGAAAAATATTCACGCTCCAAAGTATACAACAAAAAGTGACaggtaaattatatttagaataATCAGTAGCAATACCTCTTAACGTATCTGGAGTAGTCGACTGTGGTCTGCAAAGAATTCTTCCGTGCCTGGTCCAAATGATTCAACGCCGAGAGCAGACCTACAAAAACGAAAAAACATGttgatacaaacaaaaaactatattatGCTAATACACATCGAAACAATAATAACTAACGATACATTCATCCATTCCTTTTCCGTCAAACTTATTCTTTTGTTTGGAACAGCCAAATCACCTCCATGCATCATATCCAGCCGAACAATGTAGTGTTTTCatcatattttaaaactagcgAGTCTTTATGAACGGTTCCGTTCACGTTTGCGTTACATGCTTCATAGTTAGAAGTTTTTAGTTCAAAAACAACTTAAACGTCGGGCGGGTTGTGTAAGCGGCCCCTCCCCATATCAAGTTTTGgagtatcaaataaattattatggtaATTAATCAATGTTTTCTCCTAGTCACTGTGGAGCGGCCCATTGTGAGTGATCGTTGACGCTTGCTCTATGTACACTGGTGCACGAAGCTCTTTTTGTATAtcgatttgttttttaataagacGAAAGATCTTATCTTTTAAATAGAAACGAATGTGTGGAGCGAGAATCAAATGCTTGAGACGTTCAAGTTTTATTTAGGAAACCGAAGCGTTTCACATTGATTTTACGGTAAAATTGTTGTTATAATGCGATTGCATACCTAAGTGCAAATATTATATGAGTTCGATTAACGTCTCggcaatttatattttgttaccatGTAATAAATGAGATTATTATTTGGAActtttcaagttatttttacATGTCGATCGAGTATTGATGGTACAAAAATGGtttaatgaaatatatattttcattaactcTTTTCCTAACCACTTCTGCACTCATCATTACAAGACATACTCGTATGTATTGTATCGAATTCTCGCGTGTAAAgttttaaagagaattaaacTCGAAACGATGCTATGTCGAAATACCGTcgcttttttttacaaaatcgtTTTTGAAAGACGAATTAATACCTATACTTATGTAGATTAGAGCTCACAACACAATGGCTGTTAACATGTAGCTAGATAATTTGTGTGTTACATAAGTCGTGCATGAATCGTGATTGTAATAACGGACAGGGTTTAGAGAGAGCAGGTTATTATTAATGAATGAGGGTACTTTGATCCGGAATTAGGGTTGACGATGATAGAAAAGATTTCGGAGACACTGATGATAAAAGCTTAGAAGGAAAcattaataatgatgatgatttaggACTAATAGATGTTGAATCTACTTTCATTATTGATAATGTTCCAATAAAAGAAGTATGTGAATGTATAGCGCATGTTTTgacgtttaaatatttgttgGTGTTCAGCCCTAGTTTTGGTTGTAACCGAGTTAATAGCTCACGACTTACCAGCGATAGTGCgaatatagaaaaacaattgtacATCGACAGTACTTCGTGTTTATTGCCTCTAATTTATGGAGATTATAGATAAGATTGGAACTGTTAACGAAAACAGTAAATTATAAGGCAGTtattaagaaaaagaaaatgtgtaaCAAACCACGAATAAGCAATAACAAAGTGGAGCAAACGTtcaaagaaatagaaataaatatagcaAATATTTCAATGCCAATGCACTAAATgataaagatattaaaactaGCTTAAACAGTTATGACCGGAGCAAAGTTTCAACAAACTAAATAAGTTATAAAGACTATTAAAGTCTATAAAAAAGTAGCATCCCGTTATGAAGATTTTATGCAAATTAATTGGCTTCAATATAAAAACGATCCATTTGATACTTCATGTTACAACTAGGTCTTATAGTAACAGTAATGCTTAAAGCAAACCTACCATTACATTTTCGAAACGATaccataatttacattttaggGAGTGGTACTCGCCATACTCCTAATTAAAATGCCCATATAAACATCATATCGAtggaatattaaatatatacgTGGCGccttaaaatttcaaattccGATGGAAATCAAAAAGACAATGGGTGTTCGAATCAGATAAGTACCGACACAATAAACATCCATAATACGATGGTAGGTTTTTTAGGAAATTTCGTAAGATATTGTGCCGGTTCATTCAGGCGAAACAATGGCTCCTCATAATGTCCTACATAATGGGTTTTTGAACTCGCTCAACGGAACCACGAGTGATCGAAAGTTCTTAGTACTGGGATTTATGATTCCAAGGAAATTGGGTGGGGACTTCCTTTTGAATTGATTGTCGTTGACAACTGAATGATACGGAGGGCATTGTAGTTGATCATAGGTAAGTGGAAGATGATTGTACACAGAAAATAAGCACAGAATTCAATATAGTTAATAGTACATCCAGTTCATTGCATAGCTAAGCCAAGATACCTAAAACTGATTAGCTCCAGTCTAGCTCCACTTTTTTACCAGATCAGGATgtaaaataaacagacaaaGTGGATACAAGTGTACATAATGACTATACGGATCAACGGGCGACTACAGAAATAATCATGACTATACGTAcgaaaaaaacaacaaaaaccaaAGAACTGAATGTtggcaaaaaataaaagaacgaAATCGATATAATTCACACGTTTCTAGAGTTCCGACGGATAAGAGAAATACTGCTCGATTTATCTTTTTGAaactattaaagtaatttgCATTGGTCATTTTTGAAGCCGATACCATTCAGTAGGAGCCTTTTATAGAACTTTTCCAGATAAGCTGTCTATTTCTCCACGCGAGCTAGCCATGATGGATGTAGTCTGACGCCCTCagtaaatatcattttttaCTCACAACACACAAACGATTATTGTATACGTTTCGGCAAAAAATGAAACAGAATGTTCTGTACGTGAGTGCActcaataatttttaaatttcctgaGACAGCTGTGACCCAAGCATGCCTGGGAATCCACATATAATCCCTCTCTGGCATTTAGTTAAGTGGAAAACGAATAAATGTCAGTTGGTACTGTTCAGTGTTCAGTTTCGGTCACCGTTTACAGTTCTATgactaattgaaattaaaatgtcacTTAAGATTTAGATAAACGGATTTGTGTGGCCGATTTTAGATTGTTCTTCAAAGAATGTCCGACGAAAAATGTGTCAGATCAATCAAATATGGAGTTTAGAAGTTCCTAGAATTACTTAACAGTTTTAAGATTAAAAGCTTTTGTTTTTCCTAGTCacttaatgtttaaattaactGTCAATTATGTTCTGTCTACATTTTTTGCTGCACTACCGTTAGCTACTTGTGTATTAAGTAGAACGATttataataataccttttgaATATTGTAATCAATCTACTTGCAAAACAACTTTTCCTTCAATATCGATCACCAatcattttatacaaattaacaaCGGTTACTTTCAAAACGCATTTGATATCTCTCATTAATTATTCCATTGTCTTCACATCGACAATCAGATCATCGTGCAAGAGTTCAATAACTGCATCAATTTCTTGCATCAGTACCCGTCTTCCATCTAAATTGACATTTACTCTCTGCAAGTATGTCTAAAATGTAAATGCGGTTACTACACACACCAATTCACGTGTGTTCGCAACTATTTATCGTCCCATAATAACTGCCAAGCAATACTCAACTTTATTACGACCGTGTAAGGAAAAACTGGATTTATTCAACAGCAAATTCAAAACATCTTTGGGAATACGTGTCCAGCATAACCTGATATGTAATGttgattactttattaatgtttttattgaaacgAGAGATCAAGTTAGGTTGGGTGGTGTGGTCAATGTGATAGTACATTTAAGTGAGGCTGTATCGTATAGGAGGTAATGAGGCGGGGCGATGGGTGTACGTACGGACAAAGATCTGACTATTGACATACACGAGATCATCTAtatataagtatctacttagAATTCTTAAGCTTATTAACAAGTTATGATGTCGAAGACTTGTTTTGTGACTTAAAATATTAACGAAGACAAAAACAGAATATGAAATGCTTATGTATCAAATACTCAATAGAGCGTATTATTGAATACATTACACATATGGAAGTTCTCGCGTatctaattgaataaaaatatgaatctcTCATCCCAATTTGTACAGAAACGAGATGAATCATATCATTCCTTGGAGCGTTACGTCAATTGATGGCCAATTTAAGTATACAGCTGGTTTCATTGTCTGTAACCAACTTCGAACTTTATGTCCAGGAATTATGATTGTAAATTGGGTGTGAACATTTTATAAGGATGTTTCAACACATTTGTCATGTCCCaagtactttttattacaatatttcggTGCGCGATGTACAGATAAGGGGCCGTGgtgtctagttttatttttccaaGGATCCGTTCCCATTGTTGGCgttagaatttaaaatatttccaacGTTTTCCTGTATCGACAATAATACGTTTTTTACAAGATATTCTTATTGTTCTGTATCTTCAAATCTTTTTGTATaaccaaatatattattgtgGTACGATTTTAGCTTTACATATTTGAAAAAGTAACATTTTCCTCAATCTGAAGATAGAACAAAAAATTTGGGGCTTCCCAAGGCACGGTTCTTGGTCCAACGCCTAATCTGTAGTAATGTCAAGTTGTCAATCAAAGAACTAATGATAACAGTAAAATCTGTAACTCGATCTTAGAACCGTCCTATTAAGTCCATCAGTTACGTTATAATTGCCGTGCATTGTGTACAGTGTAGTTAATTGTCCATATTAAACTTAGTAATGATCATTAATTACTTGCCAATATGATTTCAGACGTTTACACGGGCAGGCGCTCGTAAACTTTAGTCGGCGGATGAAAGAGCCGAGATAATTATGAACGTACGCATGCGTAGATCAAATCGGGATCCATCGATCGATAAGGGATCTAGATATGTTGCGCCGGCGATCACTTGTTCCTATTGCGTTTGTTGATGGCAATTTTATGTGCAATGTAACGCCCGATGACGTACGCATTCTGTTACACGTTGCCGTGTTTGTAGTTAGCTACGGTGATGATATTCATtatcttttattaaatcttCGTACGAATTGTGTACCTGACGTGTAATCATGTTCAGTGTCATTACACAATACTTCCATGTGTGGTGTGaatcataattatcattaaattgaACTTTAGCGTCCACTGTTAATTTTATTCTCATcatcacattttttattgatttaaatgcTTTTGTGTTTTCCGATATTATTATcgatttattgatatttattatgtgaTGAACGGCTAATGCAATTTCCATGTCGATAGAAAGAGATTCGCGATCAAACACCATACGATTGGGTCGTAGATCTTCGTCTTTGTTCGGCCATCTCCGTCGTCCGGCGCACGCGCTGATTGGAGTAAATGATTCCGCATgatcttgttttgttttattctgttTACTCTGTCTTGCTTGATGGTTTACgggttttgtttttagttttgtacGGCGACCAGTCAATTAGAgcgtacatttttgttttaaagaaagTATTGATTTAGAATTTGGTTCTGTATGTATAATGAGACTCtatatgaaagaaaataaatttccAAGAATTCTATACCATGGGAAAGCTAATAAAACCTAGATCTAGAATGCACAGGAAGACTAACACAGGAGCTAGCAACATTATAAATCATTAATAAAGAAGgaaacgaaaataataaaacgtagtCGCATGCGCATAATGCCAAGTGCACGTTCAATTTTCTCAATACCTGACTGGTCTAAACTGCGGGGCGtggtttacaatacaaaataggTAATTGGCTTGCAAAtcgaatatttttgtgttgctaAATGTCACGAGCTATGTGGTCACACGATATTTAAAGATAAGCATGTCATTCATGGGGAAATAGATGTGGATGAGAATGGATGAGTGTGGATGATCATTCACACTTGTGAATTCCAAACGTTTGTTGcaattttgtaggaaataatacttttgctttgtcgtttatattgttttt from the Spodoptera frugiperda isolate SF20-4 chromosome 16, AGI-APGP_CSIRO_Sfru_2.0, whole genome shotgun sequence genome contains:
- the LOC118280644 gene encoding uncharacterized protein LOC118280644 isoform X6, whose protein sequence is MTTAMAAHQESIHERLQPAPEEPLYLHHEASSWPESSDHQDEHSTDMSPYYNMPKRNKRKNFKPRCAPNTTAFSDDSNGANCDETGSPINGNDRTTPENVGEDDKDDGNYTKIGVKNFSLLKGGAVDLSRRLSTDSNENIDSNYQNRLPEDKKVDSFQHSYIHSLQINQGAERDRTVLNFSNLQNKTFCAKNPFAISQLIKTNSPPRRRDSDSDEDKGQDINANERLEENQEQMETNETQQNGDASNATNRILRDYAMNTMKELLGIYGLSSNEVADAISGQIRALEALQGKPFTQLPLGLKRRHDSGMEDGTDRSMRRSSSATEDEGSTNITPPKTPDNDIEAQRQRALQIINQQSMRLFNRSQGQEEDGSGSDDGDQTLDLSVSRDTDGQEQSATSSAANSVSEFEQQNLLMRKNLEDLANLQMQGFFQKQSSMDADDSQERKLQASGLLSALNHLDQARKNSLQTTVDYSRYVKRYSSTLECGSSYCKDLGYREHFHCMDCTARVFCKKEEMIRHFKWHKKRDESLAHGFMRYSPLDDCSERFSDCPHNRSQTHYHCIQDGCDKVYISTSDVQMHANYHRKDSAILQEGFQRFRATESCAAPHCVFAGQRTTHFHCRRPGCTYTFKNKADMEKHKTYHIKDEALSKDGFKKYMKNEACPYRDCRFSKTCNHIHCIRPHCNYVLHSSSQIFTHKRKHERKEQEMSFGLPTSVIQNALMQPGADLSMYSPGGNVLVDDDMSNPMMDSDYPHPFNPALVEEISRKYIETFNGGKEAEDKCNKCSAFNKHYHCLADGCKMAHSCHTTMVKHVMEHEQQNQVTEAYFVTYTRNNPCGNSACQHIRDITHYHCTWENCGAVILSSEEHPFRRLEHHRQHAILSPMSPNLASRFAPNFPPQLSAQLHPNMAAQLGQVPNLPNLPPNLAQLAQMAPSLSSQLTPNLQAQLNLGPNPGVVPQQVNPSSSLDEMFSRKRGRPPKNRVVEVYTDNITPTAIFTSFKLPKSNQLPPVIQSPVIPTIEEFPRIKFQHFEVFTSPDTCSSSYPACQLRMARLHLHCSNCSFAGETHIIMETHMREVHGVSPLLEGFDYFASFDQCGGKSCFKNQLRSHFHCAQGNNCPAILTQYSALATHKHGRGTPVIKSETDQEKQFEEAKDYSLKERASVDSVSSMKEPNESFTPANFSIKSEFEREQDSVSVVKATGTFYPSSHLRSNTSSPSPRSIYDASPSKEMKPRMDYDHKKVFEPPKITGPTIPPSCHDQTCPLNKNSTGMNLHYHCPHCSQAYVDLKLLFSHMVKKHSNSMEPGPVGLAATKETLEREYPEISILPSTASSSSTSQAPSPSHSQRPPNPADQVQAVQSLLLQQYLAGGRKGSLQEQLKMQQQYTASLAGLPGLAQVALFSQGGSPFSLYPTMLYPPELLLEQSLLQGHGLPPGLDKEAEMIAKTRRTHTTRGPHMRVMKDEPIPEGYLRFRFNEDCAYQHCGYREHQTHFHCTRKDCGYSFCDKTRFVQHTARHERLDTLMGGDFQQYRANVYCKRPECPHASTFGQNKASHFHCLKCDFVCTDTNKVVAHRRQHQKLDSIQAAGFEKFPPSKGCGYEPQCIHSKKQTHYHCLQCGFAVLGLSQMTSHKYKHQEANLGPSTSGTN